In Kushneria marisflavi, the following are encoded in one genomic region:
- the gloA gene encoding lactoylglutathione lyase, whose amino-acid sequence MQYLHTMVRITDIDQSLNFYCNLLGMKEVRRKESEKGRFTLIFLAANDDEATSSEQQAPELELTWNWDPEELTTGARNFGHLAYRVDDIYATCQHLMDNGVTINRPPRDGHMAFVKSPDGISIELLQKGDPKPSQEPWASMENTGSW is encoded by the coding sequence GTGCAATATCTACACACCATGGTACGTATCACCGATATTGATCAGTCCCTGAATTTTTACTGCAATCTGCTGGGCATGAAGGAAGTGCGCCGCAAGGAGAGCGAAAAGGGACGTTTTACCCTGATCTTTCTGGCCGCCAACGACGATGAGGCCACTTCAAGCGAGCAGCAGGCGCCGGAACTTGAGCTGACCTGGAACTGGGATCCGGAAGAACTGACCACGGGCGCGCGCAATTTCGGCCATCTGGCCTATCGCGTTGATGATATCTACGCCACCTGTCAGCACCTGATGGACAACGGCGTCACGATCAATCGCCCGCCGCGCGACGGCCATATGGCCTTCGTCAAATCACCTGACGGCATCTCCATCGAGCTGCTGCAAAAGGGTGACCCGAAACCCTCTCAGGAACCCTGGGCCTCAATGGAAAATACCGGCAGCTGGTAA
- a CDS encoding LysR family transcriptional regulator, which produces MIEFRHLRTLLALRDTGSLVEAAERVHLTQSALSHQLKDLEERLDCPLFLRKTRPVQFTRAGQRLLGLAEQVLPQIRNAERDIARMAGGEQGRLHMAIECHSCFQWLMPTIDHFRNHWPEVEVDIPAGQHFDPLPALAREQLDLVITADPQPLPRIHYEPLFRYESMLAVARQHPLADRRYIVPEDLVDQTLITYPVEHSKLDVFTRFLEPAGIHPRETRTAELTMMMMQLVASERGVCALPNWALTEYLERDYVKACSLGREGVWGTLYAAVRLDQMSQVWMSDFLRTARETSFSVLNGIRPAG; this is translated from the coding sequence ATGATCGAGTTCCGGCACCTGCGTACCCTGCTGGCACTGCGCGATACCGGGTCACTGGTCGAGGCCGCCGAGCGCGTGCATTTGACCCAGTCGGCATTGTCTCATCAGCTCAAGGATCTGGAGGAGCGGCTGGACTGCCCGCTATTCTTGCGCAAGACGCGCCCGGTACAGTTCACCCGTGCCGGCCAGAGACTTTTGGGTCTGGCCGAGCAGGTCCTGCCCCAGATTCGTAATGCCGAGCGTGATATCGCGCGTATGGCTGGCGGAGAGCAGGGACGCCTGCATATGGCCATTGAATGCCATAGCTGCTTTCAGTGGCTCATGCCGACCATCGACCACTTTCGCAATCACTGGCCCGAGGTAGAAGTGGATATCCCCGCCGGCCAGCATTTTGACCCACTACCGGCACTGGCACGCGAGCAGCTTGATCTGGTTATTACTGCCGACCCACAGCCGCTGCCGCGCATTCACTATGAACCACTCTTTCGCTATGAAAGCATGCTGGCCGTGGCCCGGCAGCACCCCCTGGCCGACAGGCGTTATATCGTACCGGAGGATCTGGTCGATCAGACCCTGATCACCTATCCGGTGGAACACTCCAAACTGGATGTCTTTACCCGTTTTCTTGAACCTGCCGGCATTCACCCCCGCGAGACACGAACGGCCGAGCTGACCATGATGATGATGCAGCTGGTGGCGAGCGAGCGCGGGGTTTGCGCCCTGCCAAACTGGGCATTGACCGAATATCTGGAAAGGGATTACGTGAAAGCCTGTTCGCTGGGCCGAGAAGGCGTATGGGGCACGCTCTATGCCGCTGTTCGGCTCGACCAGATGAGTCAGGTCTGGATGAGTGACTTTCTACGCACGGCGCGTGAAACCTCCTTTTCCGTGCTCAACGGCATACGCCCGGCCGGCTGA
- a CDS encoding phosphatase PAP2 family protein, with the protein MNPTRIIYCNLAGLVLFASWLWLSVWSLLDDHVFRFFNQFITSEHPIWVNFLGAVNTRYFDAASLVMLLGIFVWAISLDARPGRLWRWAGVGLTMLITAGLLAVATNKMPYGHPSPTLSFDHVNFLSELVSFDTKDAAKNSFPGDHGLMLMVFTGFILRFGDRRPAMLSAIMTAVLSAPRVMVGAHWLQDVYMGSLAIALVVLPWILCTPIASRCVEGIERLAGHFHLPGARYAQG; encoded by the coding sequence ATGAATCCAACACGTATCATCTACTGCAATCTGGCGGGACTTGTCCTGTTTGCCAGCTGGTTATGGCTATCTGTCTGGTCACTGCTGGATGACCATGTGTTCCGTTTTTTCAACCAGTTCATTACCAGTGAGCATCCCATATGGGTCAACTTTCTGGGCGCGGTGAATACCCGCTACTTTGATGCCGCCTCGCTGGTCATGCTGCTGGGCATTTTTGTCTGGGCCATCTCGCTCGATGCTCGCCCGGGGCGCCTCTGGCGCTGGGCGGGGGTCGGTCTGACCATGCTGATCACCGCGGGGCTTTTGGCAGTGGCCACCAACAAGATGCCCTATGGCCATCCGAGTCCGACGCTCAGTTTTGACCATGTCAATTTTCTGAGCGAGCTGGTCTCGTTTGACACCAAGGACGCTGCCAAAAACAGTTTCCCGGGCGACCATGGTCTGATGCTGATGGTGTTTACGGGGTTCATCCTGCGTTTTGGCGACCGTCGCCCGGCCATGTTGAGTGCCATCATGACTGCCGTGCTCAGCGCACCGCGTGTCATGGTCGGGGCGCACTGGCTTCAGGATGTTTACATGGGCTCGCTTGCCATCGCTCTGGTCGTGCTGCCCTGGATACTGTGTACGCCGATTGCCTCGCGCTGCGTGGAGGGCATCGAACGCCTGGCCGGGCATTTTCACCTGCCGGGCGCCCGCTACGCACAGGGATAA
- a CDS encoding winged helix-turn-helix domain-containing protein: MDNITTANEHILIIEDDERLAALTREYLEGNGFRVSVEHDGTNGVERILSLRPDLVILDLMLPGEDGLSICRRVRHQYPGPILMLTARTDDMDQVLGLEMGADDYVPKPVPPRVLLARMRALLRRADGSETSEHEETRLEFRDLVVDSSTREAWLNGERIDLTSAEFDLLWLLASHAGRVLTREEIFSALRGIRYDGQDRSIDVRVSRIRPKIGDDPHQPQRIKTVRSKGYLFVREI; encoded by the coding sequence TTGGATAACATTACAACCGCCAACGAACACATTCTTATCATCGAAGATGATGAACGACTGGCCGCGTTGACGCGTGAGTATCTTGAAGGCAACGGTTTCAGGGTAAGCGTTGAGCACGACGGGACCAACGGTGTCGAGCGTATTCTTTCTCTGCGACCCGACCTGGTCATTCTTGACCTGATGCTGCCGGGTGAAGATGGTCTGTCCATCTGCCGCCGCGTACGTCACCAGTACCCCGGCCCCATTTTGATGCTGACGGCTCGTACCGATGACATGGATCAGGTGCTGGGTCTTGAAATGGGGGCCGATGATTATGTGCCCAAGCCGGTGCCGCCGCGTGTTCTGCTGGCACGCATGCGGGCGCTGCTGCGCCGTGCTGATGGTTCGGAAACCTCCGAGCACGAGGAAACCCGCCTCGAGTTTCGCGATCTGGTCGTGGACTCCTCGACCAGGGAAGCCTGGCTCAACGGTGAGCGCATCGATCTGACCAGCGCCGAATTTGATCTGCTGTGGCTGCTGGCCTCTCATGCCGGTCGTGTACTGACGCGCGAAGAGATCTTCTCGGCGCTGCGCGGCATTCGCTATGATGGGCAGGATCGTTCCATTGACGTTCGTGTCTCTCGCATTCGACCCAAGATCGGTGATGACCCGCACCAGCCGCAGCGTATCAAGACCGTGCGCAGCAAGGGATACCTGTTCGTTCGAGAGATCTAG
- a CDS encoding DoxX family protein: MSFFNNEHLGKLILRMALGVTLLLHGIAKIGAPGVMDRIGDHLQSWSLPAPLAFGVFIGELVAPLMILAGWRCRIGGALTAINMLFAIVLMRLGAVWALSDTGGWRIETEILMLAAALALMFCGSGRMAVRPD; encoded by the coding sequence ATGTCGTTTTTCAACAATGAACATCTGGGCAAATTGATCCTTCGCATGGCGCTGGGCGTGACGCTGCTGCTGCACGGGATTGCCAAGATCGGTGCCCCTGGTGTGATGGATCGTATCGGTGATCATCTCCAAAGCTGGAGCCTGCCGGCACCGCTGGCCTTTGGAGTCTTCATTGGCGAGCTGGTGGCGCCGCTGATGATCCTTGCCGGCTGGCGCTGCCGAATCGGTGGTGCGCTGACCGCCATCAACATGTTATTTGCCATTGTTTTGATGCGTCTTGGCGCCGTCTGGGCATTGAGCGACACCGGTGGCTGGCGCATCGAAACCGAAATACTGATGCTGGCCGCGGCACTGGCACTGATGTTTTGCGGCAGCGGTCGCATGGCCGTTCGCCCCGACTAG
- a CDS encoding ATP-binding protein: MPSKFPSLVPWHSRSGGADGVTPPPHRPLSAHGGFRRLYLTLFFSLMAIFWVGVVASWLIDDWREDHYRQRLASGPMALLTSLVASQPESSRDAWLSAYEDELGIRLALSDSETLMLGFMDRRRLAAGDVLARQAQGEIGWQLYQRLPGEDDAILVAHFTGLSEQQPLQLVSLLRQWLELSPDEEREARFQELRSRISLPMGMGSGTPPGLSNSQLAQLNAGHVVINVVAERSSLGFYAQFSGGRWIMVGPLSPFESLPILTIATVMALMLTLLGTAIYFIMRSVEKRLTRLEQTTASFTAGDYNARVTIQEGEYLTQLGLAFNTMADQVQAVLSSQQDLMRAVSHEFRTPVARVRFALQMVDDMSESPGIRRLLKGVDDDIESIDRLIDEILTYARLDSATDGLLPLEPVSLEVRDIADRVVETLTPLHPQLTLEVTGGQDLNVHADARYLQRALQNLVSNACTHASSRVHVRLLGDERMVYLSVEDDGAGVPLEDRERIFKPFARIDDSRTRHQPGIGGYGLGLAIVARIVQWHHGRITVDTAPELGGAQFILSLPRHYETTENYA; encoded by the coding sequence ATGCCGTCAAAGTTCCCCTCTCTGGTCCCATGGCACTCCCGCTCGGGCGGGGCGGACGGCGTAACGCCGCCGCCCCATCGTCCGCTGTCTGCCCACGGTGGTTTTCGCAGGCTTTATCTGACCCTGTTTTTCTCGCTCATGGCCATCTTCTGGGTGGGCGTGGTCGCCTCGTGGCTGATCGATGACTGGCGGGAGGATCACTATCGTCAGCGTCTGGCCAGCGGTCCGATGGCACTGCTCACCTCGCTGGTAGCCAGTCAGCCTGAAAGTTCGCGTGATGCCTGGCTGAGCGCCTACGAGGATGAGTTGGGCATTCGTCTGGCGCTGTCGGATTCCGAAACGTTGATGCTCGGGTTCATGGACCGACGTCGTCTGGCGGCAGGCGATGTGCTGGCGCGCCAGGCCCAGGGCGAAATCGGCTGGCAGCTCTATCAGCGTTTGCCGGGTGAAGACGACGCCATCCTGGTCGCACATTTTACCGGCCTTTCCGAGCAGCAGCCCCTGCAGCTGGTCTCCCTGCTGCGTCAGTGGCTCGAACTTTCACCGGATGAGGAGCGCGAGGCCCGCTTTCAGGAGCTGCGCAGCCGTATTTCTCTGCCCATGGGCATGGGCAGCGGCACACCGCCGGGTCTTTCCAACAGTCAGCTGGCACAGCTTAATGCCGGCCATGTTGTCATCAACGTTGTGGCCGAGCGCTCAAGCCTTGGCTTTTACGCGCAGTTCTCCGGTGGCCGCTGGATCATGGTCGGGCCGCTGTCGCCCTTTGAGTCGCTGCCCATTCTGACCATCGCCACGGTCATGGCGCTGATGCTGACCCTTTTGGGGACTGCCATCTATTTCATCATGCGCAGTGTGGAAAAGCGTCTGACGCGGCTTGAACAGACCACTGCAAGCTTTACGGCCGGGGACTACAACGCGCGTGTGACCATTCAGGAAGGGGAGTATCTGACTCAGCTGGGGCTGGCCTTCAATACCATGGCCGACCAGGTACAGGCGGTCCTCTCATCACAGCAGGATTTGATGCGTGCCGTTTCACACGAGTTTCGAACGCCGGTAGCCCGGGTGCGCTTCGCACTGCAGATGGTCGATGACATGAGCGAATCGCCTGGTATTCGGCGCCTGCTCAAGGGTGTGGATGACGATATCGAGTCCATTGACCGGCTGATCGATGAAATCCTGACCTACGCGCGGCTGGATAGTGCAACAGATGGACTGTTACCGCTGGAACCGGTCAGTCTTGAAGTGCGCGATATCGCCGACCGTGTTGTCGAAACGCTGACGCCGCTACATCCGCAATTGACGCTTGAAGTTACCGGCGGTCAGGATCTCAACGTGCATGCCGATGCACGCTATCTGCAGCGTGCGCTGCAGAATCTGGTGTCCAACGCCTGCACTCATGCCAGCAGCCGTGTTCACGTGCGCCTGCTGGGGGATGAGCGGATGGTGTATCTCAGCGTCGAGGATGATGGCGCGGGGGTGCCGCTCGAGGATCGTGAGCGTATCTTCAAGCCTTTTGCCCGCATTGACGACAGTCGCACTCGCCATCAGCCAGGCATCGGTGGCTACGGCCTGGGACTGGCCATTGTGGCCCGTATCGTGCAGTGGCATCACGGCCGCATTACGGTCGACACTGCTCCTGAGTTGGGTGGCGCCCAGTTCATCCTTTCCCTGCCGCGTCATTACGAGACGACAGAAAACTACGCCTGA
- a CDS encoding ribonucleoside-diphosphate reductase subunit alpha, whose amino-acid sequence METSHTERDTSSTFDDAHTRQSDQQLRVIKRTGDTATFDASKISVAMSKAFLAVEGDNAAGSSRIRELVDQLTQSIMDTFARRMPEGGTLHIEDIQDQVELALMRSGEHKVARAYVLYREEHARARAAQHQGIEKPHPTINVTQPDGSRRPLDLARIETLVTEACADLDNVEVRRIVDESLRNLYDGVTPDGVATALMMTARMLVEKEPNYTFVTARLLQDNLRREALSFLEVAEEATFGDMATLYKPAFMNYIKRGIEFEQLDPVLAEFDLERLGDALSHERDNQFTYLGLQTLYDRYFLHRDGVRYELPQVMFMRVAMGLSLNEQNREARAIEFYELLSSFDYMTSTPTLFNAGTVRSQLSSCYLTTVPDNLEGIYGAIRDNAMLSKWAGGLGNDWTPVRALGSYIKGTNGKSQGVVPFLKVVNDTAVAVNQGGKRKGAVCSYLETWHMDVEEFLELRKNTGDDRRRTHDMNTANWVPDLFMKRVSEEKEWTLFSPATCPDLHDLYGAAFEKRYEEYEAMTQTGEITLFKRVQAKDLWRKMLSMLFETGHPWITFKDPCNLRSPQRHAGVVHSSNLCTEITLNTSVDEIAVCNLGSINLAAHVVDGQLDSEKLKRSVKTAVRMLDNVIDINYYAVPQARRSNFRHRPVGLGLMGFQDALYKQGIAYASDEAVTFADHSMELISYHAIEASSDLAAERGQYESYEGSLWSQGILPIDSIRDLQRERGEQYLQMDTSTTQDWDRIRDKVRRQGMRNSNVMAIAPTATISNICGVTQSIEPTYQNLYVKSNLSGEFTVVNSHMVHALKERGLWDEVMINDLKYYDGSLQPIDRIPDDLKQRYATAFEIEARWIVEAASRRQKWIDQAQSLNLYISGVSGRKLDTTYRMAWQLGLKTTYYLRAQASTRLEKSTLKGTDGKLTGVKPNAPTPQAAPSPEASQAPQQPLGSAPPLACSLDDPDCEACQ is encoded by the coding sequence ATGGAAACCTCGCATACAGAGCGTGATACCTCATCAACCTTTGATGATGCTCATACGCGCCAGTCCGATCAGCAACTGCGCGTCATCAAGCGTACCGGTGATACCGCCACCTTTGATGCGAGCAAGATCTCCGTGGCCATGAGCAAGGCCTTTCTGGCCGTGGAGGGCGACAATGCCGCCGGTTCCTCGCGCATTCGCGAGCTGGTCGATCAGCTGACCCAGTCCATCATGGACACGTTCGCACGTCGCATGCCCGAAGGCGGCACCCTGCATATCGAGGATATTCAGGATCAGGTCGAGCTGGCACTGATGCGTTCGGGTGAGCACAAGGTGGCGCGTGCCTACGTGCTGTATCGCGAAGAGCACGCCCGGGCCCGTGCCGCTCAGCATCAGGGCATCGAAAAGCCCCACCCCACCATCAACGTGACACAGCCTGACGGCAGCCGCCGCCCACTGGATCTGGCCCGCATCGAAACGCTGGTCACCGAAGCCTGCGCGGACCTGGACAATGTGGAAGTGCGTCGCATCGTCGATGAGTCGCTGCGTAATCTCTATGATGGCGTTACCCCCGATGGCGTGGCCACGGCCCTGATGATGACCGCGCGCATGCTGGTCGAGAAGGAGCCCAACTACACTTTCGTGACTGCGCGTCTTTTGCAGGACAATCTGCGTCGTGAAGCGCTTTCCTTCCTCGAGGTTGCCGAGGAAGCGACCTTTGGCGACATGGCTACGCTCTACAAGCCGGCATTCATGAACTACATCAAGCGCGGCATCGAATTCGAGCAGCTTGATCCGGTACTCGCCGAGTTTGACCTTGAGCGTCTGGGTGATGCCCTGAGCCACGAGCGCGACAATCAGTTCACCTATCTCGGTCTGCAGACGCTTTACGACCGCTACTTCCTGCACCGTGACGGCGTTCGCTACGAGCTGCCGCAGGTCATGTTCATGCGTGTGGCCATGGGCCTGTCGCTGAACGAGCAGAATCGCGAAGCGCGTGCCATCGAGTTTTATGAGCTGCTGTCGAGCTTCGATTACATGACCTCGACGCCCACGCTGTTCAACGCCGGTACCGTGCGTAGCCAGCTGTCTTCCTGCTACCTGACCACCGTGCCGGACAACCTCGAAGGCATCTACGGTGCCATCCGTGATAACGCCATGCTCTCCAAGTGGGCTGGTGGCCTGGGCAATGACTGGACGCCTGTGCGTGCACTGGGTTCCTACATCAAGGGCACCAACGGCAAGTCACAGGGCGTTGTTCCCTTCCTCAAGGTCGTCAACGATACGGCTGTGGCGGTCAACCAGGGGGGCAAGCGCAAGGGTGCTGTCTGCTCGTACCTGGAAACCTGGCACATGGACGTCGAGGAATTCCTCGAGCTTCGCAAGAACACCGGTGACGATCGCCGCCGCACGCACGACATGAACACGGCCAACTGGGTGCCGGATCTGTTCATGAAGCGTGTCAGCGAAGAAAAGGAATGGACGCTGTTCTCACCGGCCACCTGCCCGGACCTGCATGATCTTTATGGCGCGGCGTTTGAAAAGCGTTATGAAGAGTACGAGGCCATGACACAGACCGGCGAGATCACGCTGTTCAAGCGTGTTCAGGCCAAGGATCTGTGGCGCAAGATGCTGTCGATGCTGTTCGAAACAGGTCACCCCTGGATCACCTTCAAGGATCCGTGCAACCTGCGCAGCCCACAGCGCCATGCCGGTGTCGTCCATTCGTCCAACCTGTGCACCGAGATCACGCTCAATACCAGCGTCGATGAAATTGCGGTGTGCAATCTGGGATCGATCAACCTGGCCGCTCACGTGGTCGATGGTCAACTGGACAGTGAGAAGCTCAAGCGCTCGGTCAAGACAGCCGTGCGGATGCTCGATAACGTCATCGACATCAACTATTACGCTGTACCGCAGGCCAGGCGTTCCAATTTCCGTCACCGCCCGGTCGGCCTGGGTCTGATGGGCTTTCAGGATGCGCTTTACAAGCAGGGGATCGCCTACGCTTCCGATGAGGCCGTGACCTTTGCCGATCACTCCATGGAGCTGATCAGCTATCACGCCATTGAAGCCTCCAGCGACCTGGCGGCCGAACGCGGCCAATACGAGTCCTATGAAGGTTCGCTCTGGAGTCAGGGCATTCTGCCCATCGACTCGATTCGTGACCTGCAGCGCGAACGTGGCGAACAGTATTTGCAGATGGATACGTCCACAACGCAGGACTGGGATCGCATCCGCGACAAGGTACGTCGTCAGGGCATGCGTAACTCCAACGTCATGGCGATCGCACCGACGGCCACGATTTCCAATATCTGTGGTGTGACGCAGTCGATCGAGCCGACCTATCAGAACCTGTATGTGAAATCGAACCTGTCGGGCGAATTCACCGTGGTCAACTCACATATGGTGCATGCGCTCAAGGAGCGCGGCCTGTGGGATGAAGTCATGATCAATGATCTCAAATACTACGATGGTTCTCTTCAGCCGATTGATCGCATTCCGGACGATCTCAAGCAGCGCTATGCCACGGCGTTTGAAATCGAAGCGCGCTGGATTGTCGAGGCAGCCTCGCGTCGCCAGAAGTGGATAGATCAGGCACAGTCCCTGAACCTCTACATCAGCGGTGTTTCCGGTCGCAAGCTGGATACCACTTACCGCATGGCGTGGCAGCTGGGCCTCAAGACGACCTACTACCTCCGCGCGCAGGCTTCGACCCGTCTCGAGAAGTCAACGCTCAAGGGCACCGATGGCAAGCTGACCGGCGTCAAGCCCAACGCCCCAACGCCGCAGGCGGCGCCGTCACCGGAAGCATCACAGGCGCCCCAGCAACCGCTGGGCTCGGCCCCGCCGCTGGCCTGCTCACTCGATGATCCGGATTGCGAAGCCTGCCAGTAA
- a CDS encoding phosphatase PAP2 family protein: protein MNFRRILLYNLLGVALVTTWWLPQFLVWSSVDDAIFWFFNQFITTDYPTWTGILAALNTRAFDRTMFVLLVVMLYIAMKRDPQGSWLKWGAIGLVMTVTALILQDLVHHVMTYKHASPTAMLDHVNRLSELTRLPAKDTASSSFPSDHGLMAMIFAAFMWRFADRLVAWSATMLVMLVCAPRIMVGAHWVSDVSVGALSIALITLPWVLCTPLVSNAVQGLVRLSNRLAVRASRRHRKARCD from the coding sequence ATGAATTTTCGTCGAATCCTGCTCTACAACCTGCTGGGCGTGGCGCTGGTCACCACCTGGTGGCTACCTCAGTTTCTGGTCTGGTCTTCCGTGGACGATGCCATCTTCTGGTTTTTCAACCAGTTCATCACGACGGACTACCCGACCTGGACCGGCATTCTCGCTGCGCTCAATACGCGCGCCTTCGACAGGACGATGTTCGTGTTGCTGGTGGTCATGCTGTATATCGCCATGAAGCGCGACCCTCAGGGCAGCTGGCTCAAGTGGGGCGCCATTGGCCTGGTCATGACGGTTACGGCCCTGATTCTTCAGGACCTCGTGCACCACGTCATGACTTACAAGCATGCCAGTCCGACCGCAATGCTTGATCACGTCAACCGGCTTTCGGAGCTGACCCGTCTACCGGCCAAGGATACCGCGTCGAGCAGTTTTCCCAGTGATCACGGGCTCATGGCCATGATCTTTGCCGCCTTCATGTGGCGCTTTGCCGACCGTCTGGTGGCCTGGAGTGCCACGATGCTGGTCATGCTCGTCTGCGCCCCACGCATCATGGTGGGCGCGCACTGGGTCAGTGATGTTTCCGTGGGGGCCCTGTCGATCGCTTTGATTACGCTGCCCTGGGTGCTGTGTACGCCACTGGTATCAAACGCCGTTCAGGGTCTGGTTCGTCTTTCAAACAGGCTTGCCGTTCGTGCGAGCCGCCGTCATCGGAAGGCTCGCTGCGATTGA
- a CDS encoding metal-dependent hydrolase — translation MDSLTQACLGGALGGALLGRRLGRKSILLGAVTATLPDLDSFIDYGSAVADYTYHRSATHSVFVLSLLACVFTLVCTRLPATRQVPTRQWFWFWWLCLVTHPLLDAFTTYGTQLLWPIASPPVAWKTIFIIDPLYTLPMLLAIIVALIRGTHGRAVVIGLAMSTAYLGFSVVAKSMVLAQVSPALIQRGLDDRPVMVQPTPLNTLVWRVTVIDDDRQLEALVSLLDAPHTLTFDSFRRPMMAHGLLVDSWAGQRLGWFAAPFWRSEERDGALAVTDLRMGQPGTYSFAFNIGERDDNGHWQPAPSRSVDMPRPDTGLLSALLKRITHPEALCPSDFGDRDLLLPDTECRPKA, via the coding sequence ATGGATTCTCTGACACAGGCCTGCCTTGGCGGAGCACTGGGCGGCGCCCTACTGGGACGGCGGCTGGGCCGCAAATCGATCCTGCTGGGCGCCGTGACGGCCACCCTGCCCGACCTGGACAGTTTCATCGACTACGGCAGCGCCGTGGCCGACTACACCTATCACCGCAGCGCCACACATTCGGTCTTTGTTCTGTCGCTGCTGGCCTGCGTGTTCACTCTTGTCTGCACGCGACTGCCGGCCACCCGACAGGTGCCCACTCGGCAATGGTTCTGGTTCTGGTGGCTGTGCCTGGTCACACACCCCCTTCTGGACGCCTTTACCACCTACGGCACTCAGCTGCTCTGGCCCATCGCCTCGCCGCCGGTGGCATGGAAAACGATTTTCATCATCGATCCGCTCTATACCCTGCCCATGCTGCTGGCCATTATTGTGGCGCTGATCCGGGGCACGCACGGACGTGCCGTTGTGATCGGCCTGGCCATGTCCACCGCGTATCTGGGATTTTCCGTCGTGGCCAAATCCATGGTACTGGCCCAGGTGTCGCCGGCACTGATCCAGCGCGGGCTGGATGATCGTCCGGTCATGGTCCAGCCCACACCGCTGAACACGCTGGTCTGGCGTGTCACCGTGATCGACGACGATCGCCAGCTTGAAGCGCTGGTCAGCCTGTTGGATGCCCCTCATACCCTGACCTTCGACAGCTTCCGCCGACCGATGATGGCCCATGGTCTGCTTGTCGACAGCTGGGCCGGCCAGCGTCTGGGCTGGTTTGCCGCCCCCTTCTGGCGCAGCGAGGAGCGCGATGGCGCGCTGGCCGTGACCGATCTGCGCATGGGGCAGCCCGGCACCTATTCCTTTGCCTTTAATATCGGGGAACGCGATGATAACGGCCACTGGCAGCCGGCCCCCTCGCGATCGGTTGATATGCCACGCCCCGATACAGGGCTGTTATCAGCGCTGTTGAAACGTATTACGCACCCTGAAGCCCTGTGCCCTTCGGATTTTGGTGATCGTGACCTGCTGCTGCCCGACACCGAGTGCCGGCCGAAGGCGTAA
- a CDS encoding uracil-DNA glycosylase family protein, which yields MSLTQRQHKAFRALAADTDGIDVEVYQRFERDPLDPIIGLGQRHLRVGFFGRDPGRDEVRYGEPFIGAGGQLVRKALYEQLYGESMPDFEASRAVGEHFFWINTVPYKPVGNKAWSMKVKRHFHDLMNELLISHWEGRSLITLGREAFFWFGINRPKAERDRLEAFWKRDDRFESSIEVTLEAPQGEAQTFTLYPLPHPSPLNQTWYARFPGLLAQRLKQLEVRTDNLTL from the coding sequence ATGTCCCTGACCCAGCGTCAACACAAGGCGTTTCGAGCGCTGGCAGCCGACACCGACGGCATCGATGTCGAAGTCTACCAGCGCTTTGAGCGGGACCCGCTCGATCCCATTATCGGGCTTGGCCAGCGTCATCTGCGCGTCGGTTTTTTTGGTCGGGACCCGGGGCGCGACGAGGTGCGTTACGGTGAGCCCTTCATCGGGGCAGGCGGGCAGCTGGTCAGAAAGGCGCTTTATGAGCAGCTGTACGGCGAAAGCATGCCGGATTTCGAGGCCTCGCGCGCCGTGGGCGAACATTTTTTCTGGATCAATACCGTGCCCTACAAGCCGGTAGGCAACAAGGCCTGGTCGATGAAAGTCAAACGCCACTTTCATGATCTGATGAACGAGCTTTTGATCTCACACTGGGAAGGGCGCTCCCTGATCACACTGGGGCGCGAGGCCTTTTTCTGGTTTGGGATCAACCGACCAAAGGCCGAACGTGATCGGCTGGAGGCGTTCTGGAAACGCGACGATCGCTTTGAAAGCAGCATCGAGGTGACACTGGAAGCCCCGCAGGGAGAGGCGCAGACGTTTACGCTTTATCCACTGCCTCATCCGTCGCCGCTGAACCAGACCTGGTATGCCCGCTTTCCAGGGCTTCTGGCACAGCGTCTGAAACAACTGGAGGTCAGAACCGACAATCTGACGCTTTGA